Proteins encoded within one genomic window of Polypterus senegalus isolate Bchr_013 chromosome 6, ASM1683550v1, whole genome shotgun sequence:
- the LOC120530928 gene encoding ceramide-1-phosphate transfer protein encodes MFGWLTALLRPGLWLRDAHFRGAMADFEVDEKFSLKEVLVTFQSCLTDNEEVLVDSYVAGWKGLVRFMNSLGPIFSFISKDAVNKMQIMVNHRNGENGDKYLTIQSMIQYELNNNLVDLKKRGDYSESGCRTILRLHRALLWLKLFLEKLRTSSEDDKTSIMCTEAYNDSLAEHHGWVIKKAATMAFYALPVRATFFEVMNVGSQEQVVSMLGEAVPLIFKVHEITENLYSQNNLLELP; translated from the exons ATGTTTGGTTGGCTGACGGCGCTCTTACGTCCCGGTCTTTGGCTTAGAGACGCTCACTTCCGGGGAGCGATGGCTGACTTTGAGGTGGATGAGAAGTTTAGTTTGAAAGAAGTGCTGGTCACATTTCAGTCCTGTCTTACTGACAACGAAGAAGTTCTAGTCGACAGCTATGTAGCAGGATGGAAGGGTCTAGTACG ATTTATGAACAGCCTGGGACCTAtcttctcatttatctcaaaagaTGCTGTGAACAAAATGCAGATTATGGTAAACCACCGTAATGGCGAAAATGGAGATAAGTACCTAACGATTCAGTCCATGATACAGTATGAACTAAATAACAACCTAGTGGATCTTAAGAAGAGAGGTGACTACTCAGAGTCAGGCTGTCGCACAATTCTCCGCCTCCACCGGGCCCTGCTTTGGTTGAAGCTTTTTCTGGAAAAACTGAGAACCAGCTCAGAAGATGACAAGACATCCATCATGTGTACAGAAGCCTACAATGACTCACTGGCAGAGCACCACGGCTGGGTAATCAAGAAAGCAGCTACAATGGCTTTCTACGCCTTGCCAGTGCGAGCCACCTTCTTTGAGGTTATGAATGTAGGTTCACAAGAGCAAGTAGTTAGCATGTTAGGAGAAGCCGTGCCTCTAATATTTAAAGTTCATGAGATCACAGAAAACTTGTACAGCCAGAACAACCTGCTTGAATTACCTTAA